The proteins below come from a single Gordonia sp. X0973 genomic window:
- a CDS encoding MmgE/PrpD family protein, with translation MSDPQRHPDGVVDDCPPLEQAVVSFVQNLTFADLDEATLTGVGRLMRDQLSLQIGISHMPWSKQILAYIEGQKRPGVSSVAASTERMSAIDAAFVNGSYGHGFEYDDAHGPSESHPGSCVIPAALAIGEELGSTLEEVITAMVAGYEVYARIGILASPELLGRGYQPHGVLSVFGAAAVSAKLRGFDAETTLQALAIALSYASGTTEYSSTGGSIKRSHAGIGTRGGMSAADMAAAGITGPRAFLSGNKGFFRVFCGIAPASDGPQRFGTDRRFEIADNWLKVYCACYCTHAYIDALRPLRDHPGEVEAVELRIHPAFDVVVGNRNENAFAPRTIEHVQYSLPTQAAFALLGMGNGYRVHRDYLAGDVDMAPVLELIQKITVIPSEKLAEREGSRFVGDVTVRYADGSSEDAFVPGAIGTDTNPMPEDEQDAKFLELTVDTLGEDRARELLATLRELDPSTTAAELMSLTHAE, from the coding sequence ATGTCCGATCCGCAACGCCACCCCGATGGCGTCGTCGACGACTGCCCGCCGCTCGAGCAGGCCGTCGTCTCCTTCGTCCAGAATCTGACCTTTGCCGACCTCGACGAGGCGACGCTCACCGGCGTCGGCCGGCTTATGCGCGATCAACTCTCGCTGCAGATCGGCATCTCGCATATGCCGTGGTCGAAGCAGATCCTCGCCTACATCGAGGGACAGAAACGGCCGGGCGTCAGCAGTGTGGCGGCGTCGACGGAGCGGATGAGCGCCATCGACGCGGCCTTCGTCAACGGTTCCTACGGCCACGGGTTCGAGTACGACGACGCGCACGGCCCCAGCGAGAGCCACCCGGGCAGCTGTGTCATCCCGGCCGCGTTGGCGATCGGGGAGGAACTCGGGTCCACGCTCGAGGAGGTCATCACCGCGATGGTGGCCGGATACGAGGTATACGCCCGGATCGGCATCCTGGCCTCGCCGGAGCTACTCGGGCGGGGCTATCAACCGCACGGCGTGCTCTCGGTGTTCGGTGCGGCGGCCGTGTCCGCGAAGCTGCGCGGGTTCGACGCGGAGACGACATTGCAGGCGCTGGCGATCGCCCTGAGCTACGCGTCGGGCACGACCGAGTACAGCTCCACCGGCGGTTCGATCAAACGCTCGCATGCCGGGATCGGCACCCGCGGCGGGATGTCGGCGGCCGACATGGCCGCCGCCGGGATCACCGGGCCCCGGGCCTTCCTCTCGGGCAACAAGGGGTTCTTCCGGGTCTTCTGCGGCATCGCCCCCGCGTCGGACGGCCCGCAGCGGTTCGGCACCGACCGTCGCTTCGAGATCGCCGACAACTGGTTGAAGGTCTACTGCGCCTGCTACTGCACACACGCGTATATCGACGCCCTGCGGCCGCTGCGGGACCACCCGGGCGAGGTCGAGGCCGTCGAGCTGCGGATCCACCCGGCGTTCGACGTGGTGGTGGGCAACCGGAACGAGAATGCCTTCGCTCCCCGCACCATCGAGCACGTGCAATACAGCCTGCCGACGCAGGCGGCGTTCGCCCTGCTCGGCATGGGCAACGGATATCGGGTACACCGCGATTACCTCGCCGGCGACGTCGACATGGCGCCGGTCCTCGAGTTGATCCAGAAGATCACCGTCATCCCGTCGGAGAAGTTGGCCGAGCGGGAGGGCAGCCGTTTCGTCGGCGACGTCACCGTCCGCTACGCCGACGGCTCCAGCGAGGACGCCTTCGTGCCCGGTGCCATCGGCACCGACACCAACCCGATGCCCGAGGACGAGCAGGATGCCAAATTCCTGGAGCTGACCGTCGACACGCTGGGGGAGGACCGGGCCCGCGAACTGCTCGCGACCCTGCGCGAGCTGGACCCGTCGACGACCGCTGCCGAATTGATGTCGCTCACGCACGCTGAGTGA
- a CDS encoding NDMA-dependent alcohol dehydrogenase has translation MKTKAAVLKESPGRLEILELDMDDLRKGEIRVKMRAAGLCHSDDHFVKGDQTPGVFPIVLGHEGAGVVEAIGPDTEGFEIGDHVVFSFLPVCGRCKWCSKGMQSLCDLGAYLSTGSRFEDPGTYRLSLDGQPVGALASLGTFAEHVTVSAISAIKYDPSIPFEIACLAGCGVGTGWGSAVNSGEVSPGDVTIVMGVGGIGINAVQGAAHAGARAVIAVDPVEFKRDWALKLGATHAFEDIDAAADFARSITNGQGADQTIVTVGVTTGKHVGQALEATRKGGTTVATGIGAATVEAGDIDLHHLTLMQKRLQGSLFGSSNPLADIPAQLDLYQQGYLHLDELVTKRYRLEEVNEGYADMLAGSNLRGVIVFDD, from the coding sequence GTGAAGACCAAAGCCGCCGTATTGAAGGAATCTCCCGGCCGACTCGAGATCCTCGAGCTCGACATGGACGACCTCCGCAAAGGCGAGATCCGCGTCAAGATGCGGGCCGCCGGTCTGTGCCACTCCGACGACCACTTCGTGAAGGGCGACCAGACACCCGGGGTCTTCCCCATCGTGCTCGGCCACGAGGGCGCCGGCGTCGTCGAGGCCATCGGCCCGGACACCGAGGGGTTCGAGATCGGCGATCACGTCGTCTTCTCCTTCCTGCCGGTCTGCGGCCGCTGCAAGTGGTGCTCGAAGGGGATGCAGAGCCTCTGCGACCTGGGCGCCTACCTCTCCACCGGCTCGCGGTTCGAGGACCCGGGCACCTACCGCCTTTCGCTCGACGGTCAGCCGGTCGGCGCGCTGGCCAGCCTCGGCACTTTTGCCGAGCACGTCACCGTCTCGGCCATCTCGGCGATCAAGTACGACCCGTCGATCCCGTTCGAGATCGCCTGCCTGGCCGGCTGCGGCGTGGGCACCGGGTGGGGCTCGGCGGTGAACTCGGGCGAGGTCTCACCCGGCGACGTCACGATCGTCATGGGTGTCGGCGGCATCGGGATCAACGCGGTCCAGGGCGCCGCGCATGCCGGGGCGCGCGCCGTCATCGCCGTCGACCCGGTCGAGTTCAAGCGCGACTGGGCGCTCAAGCTCGGCGCGACCCATGCGTTCGAGGACATCGACGCGGCCGCCGACTTCGCTCGGTCGATCACCAACGGACAGGGCGCCGACCAGACCATTGTGACCGTCGGCGTCACCACCGGTAAGCACGTCGGCCAGGCCCTCGAAGCCACCCGCAAGGGCGGCACGACCGTCGCCACCGGTATCGGGGCCGCGACCGTCGAGGCCGGCGACATCGACCTGCACCACCTGACCCTCATGCAGAAGCGCCTACAGGGCTCGCTGTTCGGCTCCAGCAACCCGCTCGCCGACATCCCCGCCCAGCTCGACCTCTACCAGCAGGGCTACCTACACCTGGACGAGTTGGTCACCAAGCGCTACCGCTTGGAGGAGGTCAACGAGGGGTACGCGGACATGCTCGCCGGCTCCAACCTGCGCGGGGTCATCGTCTTCGACGACTGA
- a CDS encoding GntR family transcriptional regulator gives MTELNGVAARPTGARQQLSEDVAAYVRELIISGSVLPGDFLRTEPIAAAVGVSNTPVREGLLILAGEGFVELVPRRGFVVSAFSPQDVRDLFWAQAAFAAELAKRAADKISTAEVEHLRDVLARHQKALAEGDDDGTVECGHEFHRSVNIAADSRRLAMMLRGIVKQLPNRFYNDIEGHNDDTMEAHPRIIAALEAGDGDLAGELMRAHIMSGADDLIAMLAKQGLWAGSA, from the coding sequence ATGACGGAGTTGAACGGGGTGGCGGCACGGCCGACCGGAGCCCGCCAGCAGTTGTCCGAGGACGTGGCCGCGTATGTCCGCGAACTCATCATCTCCGGCAGCGTGCTGCCCGGCGACTTCCTGCGCACCGAACCCATCGCCGCCGCCGTCGGCGTGAGCAACACCCCCGTCCGCGAGGGTTTGCTGATCCTCGCCGGCGAGGGCTTCGTCGAACTCGTGCCGCGGCGCGGTTTCGTCGTCAGCGCCTTCAGCCCGCAGGACGTGCGGGACCTGTTCTGGGCCCAGGCGGCCTTCGCGGCCGAGTTGGCCAAGCGGGCGGCCGACAAGATCAGCACGGCCGAGGTCGAGCATCTGCGCGACGTCCTGGCGCGTCACCAGAAGGCGCTCGCCGAGGGTGACGACGACGGCACCGTCGAATGCGGCCACGAATTCCACCGCTCGGTCAACATCGCCGCGGACTCGCGGCGGCTCGCCATGATGCTGCGCGGCATCGTCAAGCAGCTGCCGAACCGTTTCTACAACGACATCGAGGGACACAACGACGACACGATGGAAGCCCATCCGCGGATCATCGCGGCCCTGGAAGCCGGTGACGGCGACCTGGCCGGCGAACTGATGCGGGCACACATCATGTCCGGCGCTGACGACCTCATCGCCATGCTCGCCAAACAGGGACTCTGGGCGGGGAGCGCTTAA
- a CDS encoding MaoC family dehydratase N-terminal domain-containing protein, producing MAAAAWEPHTVTSTEFLDPGPVTALATLFDDGLPAPAVGDPLPPLWHWVALPRWAPSSQLSVDGHPFRGSFLPPVELPRRMFAGGSVTFDGELRVGDEVRREATVESVTEKNGRSGQLVIVVTSTTLFAPDGTPAVVEKQNIIYREAAAAGSASERGQSGSDPAKRPAPDPAAAMTPAGPPIVADGDAQWEFRTDPTLLMRFSAATANAHRIHYDWPYATGVEGYPGLVVHGPLMTLSLAETHRLAGTGRVASLSHRNSAPLFCGQSARLVSTPTDNGTTVELLGPRGADAAAHTTVELTLA from the coding sequence ATGGCGGCCGCCGCGTGGGAGCCGCACACGGTCACCTCCACCGAATTCCTCGACCCCGGTCCCGTGACGGCGCTGGCGACCCTGTTCGACGACGGGCTGCCCGCACCGGCGGTCGGCGACCCGTTGCCGCCGCTGTGGCATTGGGTCGCACTGCCGCGCTGGGCGCCGTCGTCGCAGCTGAGCGTTGACGGGCATCCGTTCCGCGGGTCCTTCCTCCCCCCGGTGGAACTGCCGCGCCGGATGTTCGCCGGCGGCTCGGTGACCTTCGACGGAGAGCTGCGCGTCGGTGACGAGGTCCGCCGCGAGGCCACCGTCGAGTCGGTGACCGAGAAGAACGGTCGCAGCGGACAGCTCGTCATCGTCGTGACGTCGACGACGCTGTTCGCCCCCGACGGCACGCCCGCCGTCGTCGAGAAGCAGAACATCATCTATCGCGAGGCGGCGGCCGCCGGGAGCGCCAGCGAGCGGGGCCAGTCTGGTTCCGATCCGGCGAAGCGCCCGGCGCCAGACCCGGCTGCCGCGATGACCCCGGCCGGCCCGCCGATCGTCGCCGACGGCGACGCGCAGTGGGAGTTCCGCACCGACCCGACGCTGCTCATGCGGTTCTCCGCCGCGACGGCCAATGCCCACCGCATCCACTACGACTGGCCGTACGCGACCGGCGTCGAGGGCTACCCCGGCCTCGTCGTCCACGGGCCGCTGATGACGCTGTCGCTCGCGGAGACCCACCGGTTGGCCGGCACCGGCCGCGTCGCGTCGCTCTCGCACCGGAACTCCGCACCGCTGTTCTGCGGGCAATCTGCCCGACTTGTGTCCACGCCGACCGACAACGGAACTACGGTCGAGTTACTGGGCCCCCGCGGTGCCGACGCCGCGGCGCACACCACCGTCGAACTCACGCTCGCCTGA
- a CDS encoding CaiB/BaiF CoA-transferase family protein yields the protein MTVTHEPLAGIRILEIGGYISLPFATSLLCSLGAEVVKVEKPISGDDFRRHDNEEGFYFRQFNAGKRSLSLDLKRPESIELLKALIPHYDVVLENLRPGKLDAMGLSEADIREIAPDIVFGQVNGFGDTGPLANRPAYDTIGHAYGGLYSQFGDEGHPTLAGGLSADQVTGLSTACGVLAALVGRMKTGRGQNMQTSILEAVTTLTTDSITQYFDTGVNPHRTSRHPQAQNFCVETSSGEFLAIHLSSSQKFFEALCRAMGRPDLAVDERFTPYRHREANYDEFADEVAKVFREKPMDHWARVLTEEDVPFAPVLTMSDFVENEQVDHLKLLEPERDGLQLIRPPWRFDGERPHRSQHTPRVGEDSLAVATEALPAERVDELVAAGVIFVDPGKASATTESA from the coding sequence GTGACCGTGACCCACGAGCCGTTGGCGGGAATCCGCATCCTGGAGATCGGTGGCTACATCTCGCTGCCGTTCGCCACGTCGTTGCTGTGCTCGTTGGGCGCCGAGGTGGTGAAAGTCGAGAAGCCGATCAGCGGCGACGACTTCCGCCGCCACGACAACGAGGAGGGCTTCTACTTCCGGCAGTTCAACGCCGGGAAGCGCAGCCTCTCCCTCGACCTCAAGCGCCCGGAATCCATCGAGCTGCTCAAGGCGCTGATCCCGCACTACGACGTGGTGCTGGAGAATCTGCGGCCGGGCAAGCTCGACGCGATGGGGTTGAGCGAGGCGGATATCCGCGAGATCGCCCCCGACATCGTCTTCGGCCAGGTCAACGGTTTCGGCGACACCGGCCCGCTGGCCAACCGGCCCGCCTACGACACCATCGGCCACGCCTACGGCGGCCTGTACTCCCAGTTCGGCGACGAGGGCCACCCGACGCTGGCCGGCGGGCTCTCCGCCGACCAGGTGACCGGCCTGTCCACGGCCTGCGGCGTACTCGCGGCACTCGTCGGGCGCATGAAGACCGGCCGGGGCCAGAACATGCAGACGTCGATCCTGGAGGCGGTCACCACCCTGACCACCGACAGCATCACGCAGTACTTCGACACCGGGGTCAACCCGCACCGCACCAGCCGGCACCCGCAGGCGCAGAACTTCTGCGTCGAGACGTCGAGCGGCGAATTCCTCGCGATCCACCTCTCCTCGTCGCAGAAGTTCTTCGAGGCACTGTGCCGCGCGATGGGCCGGCCCGACCTCGCCGTCGACGAGCGGTTCACCCCGTATCGGCACCGGGAGGCGAACTACGACGAGTTCGCTGACGAGGTGGCCAAGGTCTTCCGCGAGAAGCCGATGGACCACTGGGCGCGGGTGCTGACCGAGGAGGACGTGCCGTTCGCCCCCGTGTTGACCATGTCGGACTTCGTCGAGAACGAACAGGTCGACCATCTGAAACTGCTGGAGCCCGAACGCGACGGGCTGCAACTGATCCGTCCGCCGTGGCGCTTCGACGGCGAGCGGCCGCACCGCAGCCAGCACACGCCCCGGGTCGGCGAGGACAGCCTCGCCGTCGCCACCGAGGCGCTGCCCGCCGAACGGGTCGACGAACTCGTCGCCGCCGGAGTCATCTTCGTCGACCCCGGGAAAGCCTCGGCGACAACCGAATCCGCTTGA
- a CDS encoding MaoC family dehydratase, translating into MSRTFTSLDDVRAAIGEEIGPGPSLVIDQDRINQFADATGDHQWIHVDVEKATAGPFGAPIAHGYLTLSLIPFLGSSLLNLDFGAAKINYGANKVRFPSPVPVGSSLSATVTVTDVAESPAGAVLTLKYVVTAEGAAKPACVAETLVLVAG; encoded by the coding sequence ATGTCCCGCACGTTCACTTCCCTCGACGACGTCCGCGCCGCCATCGGAGAGGAGATCGGCCCGGGCCCCTCGCTCGTGATCGACCAGGACCGAATCAACCAGTTCGCCGACGCGACCGGCGACCACCAGTGGATCCACGTCGACGTGGAGAAGGCGACGGCTGGCCCGTTCGGCGCCCCGATCGCCCACGGGTACCTGACGCTCTCGCTGATCCCGTTCCTCGGCTCGTCGCTGCTGAACCTGGACTTCGGCGCGGCCAAGATCAACTACGGCGCCAACAAGGTGCGCTTCCCGTCCCCGGTCCCGGTGGGCAGTTCCCTCTCGGCCACGGTGACCGTCACCGACGTCGCGGAGAGCCCCGCCGGCGCGGTGCTGACACTCAAGTACGTGGTGACCGCCGAGGGTGCCGCCAAGCCGGCATGCGTCGCGGAGACCCTCGTCCTCGTCGCCGGCTAG
- a CDS encoding acetyl-CoA C-acetyltransferase, producing MTSQTLRRAALVAPLRTPVGTFGGALKDLPVEDLGATIVRAVVERSGVEPDRIDDVVFAQSYANSEVPCVGRWLALNAGLPIEVPGMQLDRRCGGGLQAIVTAAMMVQTGAADCVMAGGVESMSRIEYYSTTQRWGARSGNTVLYDRLDRGRERSQPEERFGKISGMIETAENLARDYGITREAADAYAARSHERAAAAWAQGKFDAEVVPVTVPKRKGDPVVFARDEGVRPDSTPESLGRLRTLMKDGTVTAGNASQQNDAAAGLLVVAEDKLDELGLEPIGFLTGWAAAGCDPARMGIGPVPAVTKLAERAGTTVTDLLDGTDLVELNEAFAVQVLAVLKGWGWDRQDRLNVNGSGISLGHPIGATGVRMVTTLMHELRRRGGGTGLATMCIGGGQGLAATFEGV from the coding sequence ATGACATCGCAAACTCTGCGCCGCGCAGCCCTCGTCGCGCCACTGCGCACCCCGGTCGGCACCTTCGGCGGGGCACTGAAAGATCTCCCCGTCGAGGATTTGGGCGCGACGATCGTGCGGGCCGTCGTCGAGCGTTCCGGTGTCGAGCCGGATCGCATCGACGACGTGGTGTTCGCCCAGTCCTACGCCAACTCCGAGGTGCCGTGCGTCGGCCGCTGGCTGGCCTTGAACGCCGGACTGCCGATCGAGGTCCCCGGCATGCAACTCGACCGCCGGTGCGGCGGCGGGCTGCAGGCGATCGTCACCGCCGCGATGATGGTGCAGACCGGCGCGGCCGATTGCGTGATGGCCGGCGGCGTCGAATCGATGAGCCGCATCGAGTACTACTCGACGACGCAGCGCTGGGGTGCCCGGTCGGGCAACACGGTGCTCTACGACCGCCTCGATCGCGGTCGGGAGCGCTCCCAGCCGGAGGAGCGGTTCGGGAAGATCTCCGGGATGATCGAGACCGCGGAGAACCTCGCCCGCGACTACGGCATCACCCGCGAGGCCGCCGACGCCTACGCGGCGCGCAGCCACGAGCGGGCCGCGGCGGCATGGGCGCAGGGCAAATTCGACGCCGAGGTCGTCCCGGTCACCGTGCCCAAGCGCAAGGGCGATCCGGTGGTGTTCGCGCGCGACGAGGGGGTCCGCCCCGATTCGACCCCCGAATCTCTCGGCAGACTGCGCACCCTGATGAAGGACGGCACCGTCACCGCGGGCAACGCTAGCCAGCAGAACGATGCGGCCGCCGGTCTGCTCGTCGTCGCCGAGGACAAGCTCGACGAACTCGGACTCGAGCCGATCGGCTTCCTGACCGGATGGGCCGCGGCCGGCTGCGACCCGGCGCGCATGGGAATCGGTCCGGTGCCCGCGGTCACGAAGCTCGCCGAGCGGGCCGGAACCACGGTCACCGATCTGCTCGACGGGACCGACCTCGTCGAACTCAACGAGGCCTTCGCCGTGCAGGTCCTCGCCGTGCTCAAGGGGTGGGGCTGGGATCGGCAAGACCGGCTCAACGTGAACGGTTCGGGCATCTCGCTCGGCCACCCGATCGGCGCCACCGGCGTGCGGATGGTCACCACGCTGATGCACGAACTGCGCCGCCGCGGCGGCGGCACCGGGCTGGCGACGATGTGCATCGGCGGCGGTCAGGGGCTGGCCGCCACGTTCGAGGGCGTGTGA
- a CDS encoding ester cyclase yields MADSLNPIVDVHNRGLQAHDKDLFRTVFADDVKVELPGSAFEGVDGLLATIEVFYTAFPDIKLTPRQVWADENGVVAEQVFTGTHTGPLATPEGEVPPTGKPVTFGLIDTFLVDADGKVTDHRVYYDNLSFLTQLGLAGS; encoded by the coding sequence ATGGCCGACAGCCTCAACCCGATCGTCGACGTCCACAACCGCGGCCTGCAGGCCCACGACAAGGACCTCTTCCGGACCGTCTTCGCCGACGACGTGAAGGTGGAACTCCCCGGCTCGGCCTTCGAGGGCGTCGACGGACTCCTGGCGACCATCGAGGTCTTCTACACCGCCTTCCCCGACATCAAGCTGACCCCGCGCCAGGTGTGGGCCGACGAGAACGGCGTCGTCGCCGAGCAGGTCTTCACCGGTACCCACACCGGCCCGCTGGCCACCCCGGAGGGCGAGGTGCCCCCGACGGGTAAACCGGTCACCTTCGGCCTGATCGACACCTTCCTGGTCGACGCGGACGGCAAGGTCACCGACCACCGCGTGTACTACGACAACCTCTCCTTCCTGACCCAGCTCGGCCTCGCCGGCAGCTAG
- a CDS encoding acyl-CoA thioesterase domain-containing protein encodes MIRSACFRRDSDGALVPTPRAGSGWGSDHMRGLAIGGALARASERAVAELGRDDLRPARWTLDLFRAVHMKPITASATVIRSSRRLCLVEAELHQEGQIRARASALFLRPDPDAEPTGILPPFVDHAAPDSDGADYSGDVERLYRVPDGPWVAGRPPASHEPLHLWHFSIPVVEGETVTPFQNVAAIADVANAVTNAGPEGLAFINADVSLVLGRQVVGPSVGLASSGRVESDGICAGSTIVFDRLGACGTATTTALSQPPIELRGSPMSWRGDRDQPE; translated from the coding sequence GTGATCCGATCCGCCTGCTTCCGCCGCGACTCCGACGGCGCCCTGGTCCCCACCCCGCGCGCGGGCAGCGGCTGGGGCTCCGACCACATGCGCGGACTCGCGATCGGCGGCGCACTCGCCCGCGCGTCCGAGCGGGCCGTCGCCGAGCTGGGCCGAGACGACCTGCGCCCGGCCCGCTGGACCCTCGATCTGTTCCGTGCCGTCCACATGAAGCCGATCACCGCGTCGGCGACCGTGATCCGCTCGTCGCGCCGGCTCTGCCTGGTCGAGGCGGAGCTCCACCAGGAGGGCCAGATCCGCGCCCGGGCCAGTGCGCTGTTCCTGCGGCCCGACCCCGACGCGGAGCCGACCGGCATCCTGCCGCCCTTCGTCGATCACGCCGCACCGGACTCCGACGGCGCCGACTATTCCGGCGACGTCGAACGGCTGTATCGCGTACCGGACGGCCCCTGGGTTGCGGGCCGCCCGCCCGCGTCGCACGAGCCGCTGCATCTGTGGCATTTCTCGATTCCCGTCGTCGAGGGCGAGACGGTGACCCCCTTCCAGAACGTGGCGGCGATCGCCGACGTCGCGAATGCCGTCACCAACGCGGGGCCGGAGGGGTTGGCCTTCATCAACGCCGACGTCTCCCTGGTGCTCGGACGGCAGGTCGTCGGGCCGTCGGTCGGCCTCGCCTCGTCCGGCCGCGTCGAATCGGACGGGATCTGCGCCGGTTCGACGATCGTCTTCGACCGCCTCGGCGCCTGCGGGACCGCGACGACGACGGCGCTGAGCCAACCGCCGATCGAGCTGCGCGGATCACCGATGTCATGGCGCGGCGATCGCGACCAACCCGAGTAA
- a CDS encoding acyl-CoA dehydrogenase family protein, producing the protein MALTKDEEDMVALVRDFIDRRVVGHVREFDEPDVYPEAFIEEMKELGFFGLLAPAEYGGIDVSMACFARVCEELARGWMSLAGAIGGHSVITYLIKTFGTQEQKDKYLPQMAEGKIRATMALTEPGGGSDLQAMRTYAAPGDGYTINGSKTWISNAAHSGLFGLLCLTDRDAKPAHKGMSVILVEPGEGFTLSKKLPKLGYRGVEACELVFDNMAVPADAVLGGEPNQGWGHMMRGLEVGRIQVASRALGVGQAALEAATKYAQERESFGKPIWKHQSVGNMLADMATKQQAARLLTVDAADKLDRGERADMEAGMAKLFASETAMEIALDAIRVHGGYGYSKEYDVERYFRDAPLMIVGEGTNEIQRNVIAAQLIARNKI; encoded by the coding sequence ATGGCGCTGACCAAAGACGAAGAGGATATGGTCGCCCTGGTTCGCGACTTCATCGACCGGCGGGTCGTCGGCCACGTGCGGGAGTTCGACGAGCCCGACGTCTACCCGGAGGCCTTCATCGAGGAGATGAAGGAGCTGGGCTTCTTCGGCCTGCTGGCCCCGGCCGAATACGGCGGCATCGACGTCTCCATGGCCTGTTTCGCCCGCGTCTGCGAGGAGCTGGCCCGCGGCTGGATGAGCCTGGCCGGCGCCATCGGCGGGCACTCGGTCATCACCTACCTGATCAAGACCTTCGGCACCCAGGAGCAGAAGGACAAGTACCTGCCGCAGATGGCCGAGGGCAAGATCCGGGCGACGATGGCGCTCACCGAGCCCGGCGGCGGCAGCGACCTGCAGGCCATGCGGACCTACGCGGCACCTGGCGACGGCTACACCATCAACGGCTCGAAGACCTGGATCTCCAATGCCGCCCACTCCGGTCTGTTCGGTCTACTCTGCCTCACCGACCGCGACGCGAAGCCCGCACACAAGGGGATGAGCGTCATCCTCGTGGAACCGGGAGAGGGCTTCACCCTCTCCAAGAAGCTCCCGAAGCTCGGCTACCGCGGCGTCGAGGCCTGCGAGCTCGTCTTCGACAACATGGCGGTGCCGGCCGACGCCGTCCTCGGCGGCGAGCCTAACCAGGGCTGGGGCCACATGATGCGCGGACTCGAGGTCGGGCGCATCCAGGTCGCCTCGCGCGCCCTCGGCGTCGGTCAGGCCGCCCTGGAGGCCGCCACGAAGTACGCGCAGGAGCGCGAGTCCTTCGGCAAGCCCATCTGGAAGCACCAGTCGGTCGGCAACATGCTCGCCGACATGGCGACCAAGCAGCAGGCCGCGCGCCTGCTCACCGTCGACGCGGCGGACAAACTCGACCGCGGTGAGCGCGCCGACATGGAGGCCGGGATGGCGAAACTCTTCGCGTCGGAGACGGCGATGGAGATCGCGCTGGACGCCATCCGCGTCCACGGCGGGTACGGGTACTCGAAGGAGTACGACGTCGAGCGCTACTTCCGCGACGCCCCGCTGATGATCGTCGGCGAGGGGACCAACGAGATCCAGCGCAACGTGATCGCCGCGCAGCTCATCGCCCGGAACAAGATCTAG
- a CDS encoding CoA ester lyase produces the protein MKPYRSMLFVPGHKSSWADKGIASGTDALILDLEDSVPPVEKVAARDVVAATIDRLTAEGVRPDLWVRVNPEETGLMAGDLEAVVRPGLTGLFLAKIYNERDIVRLDAVLSHVEKLRGLPEGQVKLLACFETAEAMGTCEAVIAASDRIVSALGATGPNADAGRSLGVEFTPEGRETLYILSRINLAARQNGRNHPVVGVWQDIRNLDGLRTFCEDTRRLGYRGLVAIHPSHVTVANEVYGPTEDEVATARRLIAAYREAEAAGSSAVDFEGQHVDIAHVKTAEEVIALADAIAGVA, from the coding sequence ATGAAGCCATACCGCTCGATGCTCTTCGTCCCCGGCCACAAATCCTCGTGGGCCGACAAGGGCATCGCCTCCGGGACCGACGCGCTGATCCTCGACCTCGAGGACTCGGTGCCCCCCGTCGAGAAGGTCGCCGCCCGCGACGTCGTCGCCGCGACGATCGACCGCCTCACCGCCGAGGGGGTGCGCCCGGATCTGTGGGTCCGCGTCAACCCGGAGGAGACGGGTCTGATGGCCGGAGACCTGGAGGCCGTCGTCCGGCCGGGGCTCACCGGCCTGTTCCTGGCGAAGATCTACAACGAGCGCGACATCGTGCGGCTCGACGCGGTGCTGAGCCATGTCGAGAAGCTGCGCGGCCTGCCCGAGGGGCAGGTGAAGCTGCTCGCCTGCTTCGAGACGGCCGAGGCGATGGGAACCTGCGAGGCGGTCATCGCCGCCAGCGACCGCATCGTCTCCGCGCTCGGCGCGACCGGCCCCAACGCCGACGCCGGCCGGTCGCTGGGCGTCGAGTTCACCCCCGAGGGCCGCGAGACGCTGTACATCCTGAGCCGCATCAATCTCGCTGCCAGGCAGAACGGCCGGAACCATCCCGTCGTCGGCGTGTGGCAGGACATCCGCAACCTCGACGGTCTGCGCACCTTCTGCGAGGACACCCGTCGCCTCGGCTACCGCGGACTGGTGGCCATCCACCCGTCGCACGTCACGGTGGCGAACGAGGTCTACGGACCGACCGAGGACGAGGTGGCCACGGCGCGTCGGCTCATCGCCGCCTACCGCGAGGCCGAGGCCGCGGGCAGCTCGGCGGTGGACTTCGAAGGCCAGCACGTCGACATCGCGCACGTGAAGACCGCGGAAGAGGTGATCGCCCTGGCCGACGCCATTGCCGGTGTGGCGTGA